In one Drosophila pseudoobscura strain MV-25-SWS-2005 chromosome X, UCI_Dpse_MV25, whole genome shotgun sequence genomic region, the following are encoded:
- the LOC4812465 gene encoding uncharacterized protein isoform X4 — protein MHGYPVMQFVQYSMPPPCSWVPAPPPSSGNVDAHHRAHRHGAGIKKYVVWCLICGGFSCLLGVLFLGVYFLLHSYTITVGNFETVPTFVPATLLILTGICIMSLARRRNRYSYLIKLSGACGLVSALTCALVTVTTTVLHMSRLQALRECEYAQKTRTCTCYSDLIESQVDRVDKGVRLVFDSLSDCGVVHGSLYSCLRAIFGLSVAGVLIAVFSCMLVYQLLSHERKKMYWEQLELRCRSLYASQAPPPSLGALGAPGRMLNCRCCEQCHAHRQMTLPLQTTAYPWDEATVAAAAAAAGGGGAEQRFWAAQPPGNFYSPNPGGEDPSGPCRGGERGAGGGGGRSSSGWSWPRMPWQRTTPDTGRRFRQAAASPDSQYGFSSATAMAADGNQMLIEEPAVGATYNGMPPPNALPYGVWGPPPPYSDPNSPARRGYYQYLQPAACLAGNPSTTTVALTQEQLHQQAMQHQHPHAHPQQQQQMQLQLQRIQGQSATLERMDGLSLSSMTGNMTGMTSTRSSAYKSKVEYENTPSDSDGGGNARERDRCSNTLPTRKLKKRIEAGTGAKSIGPQSNPSQQRPNVQQLFAKQEQQPLQQQSTQSGTQQAQTQSSAGVENSGYQDSNGAIAKDQVGGGVVGSLLQDPAESEVYFADVSSCCNMSVKNDNYYDNAHRHQGHHHHQHQHSNCSHSSTQSNANTNNSSANEDYLAQRFGRREHSIRSRLPIPQARLEDDYESSNLNMPTMKEQQQQQQQLQKEISRQSMCSVESEAKTEFTDLSPSTPCGGSLPPPPANFASDPPCTTGQQSPSFVASFPYSSESQCLEAHRRSTKNIHELLMAGGGTSTVGADSHYEVINDRNNPVAGYQLQRAIAGGSHKHKSKSKTRSREQLDIYGSGGADRSDWSSDGGRL, from the exons ATGCATGGCTATCCGGTGATGCAGTTCGTGCAGTACAGCATGCCGCCACCCTGCTCCTGGGTGCCCGCACCGCCCCCGTCCTCCGGCAATGTGGATGCCCATCATCGTG CCCATCGCCATGGAGCTGGCATCAAGAAGTACGTGGTGTGGTGCCTCATCTGCGGCGGCTTCAGCTGCCTGCTTGGCGTGCTCTTCCTGGGCGTCTACTTCCTGCTGCACTCGTACACCATCACCGTGGGCAACTTTGAGACAGTGCCGACCTTTGTGCCTGCCACACTGCTCATCCTCACGGGCATCTGCATCATGAGCCTGGCCCGTCGAAGGAATCGCTACAGCTATTTG ATTAAGCTGTCGGGCGCCTGTGGCCTGGTATCTGCCCTCACCTGTGCCTTGGTCACGGTTACCACCACCGTGCTGCACATGAGTCGCCTGCAGGCGCTGCGGGAGTGCGAGTACGCCCAGAAGACGCGCACCTGCACCTGCTACTCGGACCTCATCGAGTCCCAGGTGGATCGGGTGGACAAGG GAGTGCGTCTGGTGTTCGACTCTCTCTCCGATTGCGGCGTTGTCCATGGATCGCTGTACTCCTGCCTGCGGGCCATCTTCGGGCTGTCTGTGGCCGGAGTGCTCATCGCCGTCTTCAGCTGCATGCTGGTCTACCAGCTGCTCAGCCATGAGCGCAAGAAGATGTACTgggagcagctggagctgcgATGCCGCTCCCTCTATGCCAGCCAGGCGCCGCCACCCTCTCTGGGGGCTCTTGGGGCCCCCGGACGGATGCTCAATTGTCGCTGCTGCGAGCAGTGCCACGCCCATCGGCAGATGACGCTGCCGTTGCAGACAACCGCTTATCCCTGGGACGAGGCcacggtggcggcagcggccgcggcagccggaggcggaggagcggAGCAGCGCTTCTGGGCGGCACAGCCACCGGGAAACTTTTACTCGCCAAATCCCGGCGGAGAGGATCCCTCCGGACCGTGTCGCGGCGGAGAAcggggagcaggaggaggaggcggacgaagcagcagcggctggaGCTGGCCGAGAATGCCATGGCAGCGCACTACTCCGGACACGGGAAGACGCTtccggcaggcagcagccagtcCGGACTCCCAGTACGGTTTCAGCTCGGCCACGGCCATGGCGGCGGACGGTAATCAGATGCTGATCGAGGAGCCGGCCGTGGGTGCCACCTACAATGGCATGCCGCCGCCCAACGCCTTGCCCTACGGAGTGTGGGGTCCGCCGCCGCCCTACAGCGATCCCAACAGCCCCGCAAGGCGTGGCTACTACCAGTATCTGCAGCCGGCGGCTTGTCTGGCTGGCAATCCCTCAACCACAACGGTGGCGCTCACCCAGGAGCAGCTGCACCAGCAGGCgatgcagcaccagcacccacacgcacatccccagcagcagcagcagatgcagctgcagctgcagcgaaTCCAAGGCCAGTCGGCCACTCTGGAGCGGATGGACGGTCTGAGCCTGAGCAGTATGACTGGCAATATGACCGGCATGACGTCCACCCGATCCTCCGCCTACAAGTCGAAGGTGGAGTACGAGAACACGCCCTCGGACAGCGACGGAGGCGGCAATGCGAGGGAGAGGGACCGCTGCTCCAACACGCTACCCACGCGCAAGCTGAAGAAGCGCATCGAGGCAGGCACTGGGGCCAAGAGCATCGGACCCCAGAGCAATCCCAGCCAGCAGCGTCCCAATGTGCAGCAGCTATTCGccaagcaggagcagcagccactgcagcagcagtctaCGCAGAGCGGCACGCAGCAGGCACAGACGCAGTCGTCGGCGGGCGTGGAGAACAGCGGCTATCAGGACTCGAACGGAGCCATAGCCAAAGATCAGGTGGGCGGTGGGGTCGTGGGGTCACTTCTACAGGACCCCGCCGAGTCGGAGGTCTACTTTGCGGacgtcagcagctgctgcaacatGTCCGTGAAGAACGACAACTACTACGACAACGCCCACCGCCACCAGGGgcaccaccatcatcagcaccagcacagcaactgcagccacagcagcactCAGAgcaacgccaacaccaacaactcCTCGGCGAACGAGGATTATCTGGCCCAGAGGTTCGGACGACGCGAGCACTCCATACGCAGTCGCTTGCCCATTCCCCAGGCCCGCCTCGAGGACGACTACGAGAGCTCCAACCTCAATATGCCGACGatgaaggagcagcagcagcagcagcagcagctgcagaaggaGATCTCGCGCCAGAGCATGTGCTCCGTGGAGTCGGAGGCCAAGACTGAGTTCACCGACCTGTCGCCATCGACGCCCTGCGGAGGATCGCTTCCTCCGCCGCCCGCAAACTTTGCCAGCGATCCGCCGTGCACGACGGGCCAGCAGTCGCCGAGCTTTGTGGCCTCGTTCCCGTACTCCTCGGAGTCGCAGTGCCTGGAGGCGCATCGCCGCTCGACAAAGAACATCCACGAGCTGCTCATGGCCGGTGGTGGGACCTCAACTGTAGGGGCCGACTCCCACTACGAGGTCAT